The genomic stretch ACGCGTGACACATCGCGCGGCTTGATCGTAAACATGTCTGACGTGCTGTTTGAGACCGACAAGTACGCGTTGCGTGCTGTCGCTCGGGAACGGCTGTCCAAGATTGCGGGAATCGTGTTGGCGAACCCAGATCTCCATCTGGTCGCCGAGGGACATACCGACAGTGTCGGCACCGAAGCCTACAATCAGCAACTCTCGGAGCAACGTGCGGGATCGGTTAGGGACTACCTTGTAAAACAAGGAATTCCTTCCGTATCGGTAACTTCACATGGCTTTGGAAAAACCCAGCCCGTAGCTTCGAACGACAATGCAGCGGGAAGGCAGCAGAACCGGCGTGTGGAACTGGTGGTCTCTGGCGATGCGATCGGCAAAGGCCCCGTCGTGATCTCAGGAGGACAAAACTAGAAGCCCTCCATCCCGCCGGTACCGTGCTTGAGAGTCGCGGTACCGGCGTCTCCAAAAGCTTAAGATCAGAGGGAGACGTGAAATGCCTGTCGAAATCAAACGCTGTTTCATGTGAAGCGACATCAAAGCTCAGGCCGGGAGTCTGAAAGAAGCAATCGAGCGCCAGATGAAGATTCCCACAAGTATCAAAATGGGTAGTCCTGGTTCATTCGACGTTTCGCTTAACGGCGAGCGGATTTTCTCAAAGAAACAAATCGGCCGTATGCCACAGCAGGGGGAAATCATTCTTCTGCTACAGGCGAAGACGGGCATTTAGGATCACCCGGAAGATAATCTCCAAAGTACCTAAACCTTCCGGACGTTGTTTGCCTGTGGTCCTTTCTGTCCTTGGCCCGTTTCGAACTCGACTTTGTCGCCTTCCTTCAAGAAGACGCCGCCCTCAATGGCGCTGGTGTGCACAAATACGTCCTTGCCGCCGTTGTCCGGGGTTATGAATCCGAATCCCTTGCCATCATTGAAGAACTTCACTGTGCCTCGTGCCATATCTCTCCTTTTATTTCTTCTGCTTTATTTCTTCTTCGCCCAGCGCGCTGGGGCCGCCCGTCGCGCTCTTCCTTCGTCTGACTCTTTGGCCTCGTCTTGCCGGCTCGGCTTGCCACTGCGGAACGCTGTTCGGCGGTCATAGTACGAAGGCGCGCCTTCCCAAAGTCCCTGCCAGACGTGGTCCCGATACCGCAAGGTAAAACATCTCTCCGCCGGCAAAGCCCTCAGTCAGCCATCGCCATGTCTGACCGTGATCCACGGACAGGTAAACTCCTCCG from Terriglobales bacterium encodes the following:
- a CDS encoding Rdx family protein codes for the protein MKEAIERQMKIPTSIKMGSPGSFDVSLNGERIFSKKQIGRMPQQGEIILLLQAKTGI
- a CDS encoding cold-shock protein encodes the protein MARGTVKFFNDGKGFGFITPDNGGKDVFVHTSAIEGGVFLKEGDKVEFETGQGQKGPQANNVRKV